The sequence GCCGCCGTGGTAATGCCGGCAGCTCACATGGTTTCATGCGGGCCTTCAGGTGACAAGGCCCGCTTGCCTGTCCGCCCCAACCTTATCTATATAGTAGCCGATGACCTCGGGTACGGGGACCTGGGATGCTACGGGCAGGAGCATATTAAAACACCCAATATTGACAGGATGGCGGAGATGGGTATGCTCTTTACACAGCACTATTCGGGAAGCACAGTGTCGGCCCCGGCCAGGTCGTCGCTCATGACAGGCCTTCATACCGGTAAAACCCAGATACGCGGTAACAGGGAAATACTTCCCGAGGGACAGTTTCCGCTTAGGGCAGGCACCGTCACCATCCCATCGCTTTTGAAAGAGGCAGGATATGTGACCGGCGCTTTCGGGAAATGGGGTCTTGGTTATCCGGGTTCTGAAGGAGATCCGCTGAACCAGGGTTTTGATCTGTTTTTCGGGTACAACTGCCAGCGTTTCGCCCACCGCTACTACCCGGAGTATATATGGGATAATGACAGCAAATACTATCTGGAAGGCAACGACTGGCACAATACTGTTACCTTTGCACCTGATGTAATTCACGACCGGACACTTGATTTTATCAGGGATAACGCCGATACCAGTTTCTTCCTTTTTGTGCCCTCGCTTATTCCTCATGCTGAGCTTATTGTGCCTGAAGACGATATCCTTGAAATGTACCGGGGCAGGTTTGAGGAGACCCCTTGGGAAGGAGTGCCCTATGGAGCGGACAGGTCTCATCTTGCACCCGGATTTTTCGGTTACTGTTCGCAGGATGAGCCAAGAGCGGTCCTTGCCGCGATGATAACAAGGCTGGACCGGCAGGTGGGGGAAATACTTGACCTGGTACAGGAACTTGGAATTGGAGAAAACACCTTTGTGATCTTTACAAGCGATAACGGGCCCCATTCAGAGGGAGGCGCCGACCCGGAATATTTTGACAGCAGCGGGGGACTCAGGGGACAGAAACGTGACCTCTATGAAGGCGGTATAAGGGTCCCGTTCATCGCCTGGTGGCCCGGTGTGGTTGAGGCAGGGTCGGTAAGCGGACACATCTCTGCTTACTGGGATATGATGCCAACCTATGCCGAACTGGCCGGTATTGAAGTCCCCGATGATACCGACGGTATTTCTATGGTCCCCGAGTTAACAGGAAAAGGTGTGCAGGAGGAGCATGAGTACCTTTACTGGGAGTTCCATGAGCACGGAGGCCGCCAGGCGGTCAGGATGGGCAACTGGAAAGCAGTCCGCCTGAACATGGGCAACAACCCGGATGCTCCCATCGAGTTGTACGACCTTGCGGCCGATCCGGGAGAGGAGAACGATATCGCCCCCATGCATCCTGAGATCGTTGCCATGGCCGGTTCAATAATGCAAAACGCGCGTACTCATAACCCCGAATTTACTTTTGCTTTCGAGAGAGAATGAAATGACTGCAATATTGTTGCCGGCGGCTGCAACAATTTGTGAGACTGTATCCCGGGGGCATTTTCAGCCTTCACATTCACACCCTTCGATATTTATAACGAATCTTTGAGAAATCTCAGTAGGTCCGTTAAAAGCAGCTCTGGCTTTAACGATAATAAAATATTCCATATCCAGCCACTCAAGGTCTCCGGTTAGCTCTTTGGGTGTTTTGTCATTGTCGTAAGTTGCACCGGTTACAATTCTTGCATCAAAATCAACAAGGCCGGGATCCTCAAACTCAGTCTGGTTAAGCATGGTTATTGAATTATGAGAATTAATCTCTGCGTCGGATAATTCAGAGTTACCCCGTACCAGTCCGATATACAACTGCGCAACAGCAGTTGAATGGCTTACAGTCCCCGCAATATTGATCGTATAGCCTTTCATGAAAGACTGCCCGTCTTCCGGTGATCTGGTAATGGTTATTACAGGTGCTTCTGTTACATCAGGTGCCAGGATTTCAGAACTGATATTTTCAGGATCCATCATCTCTTCTTTCTCGCATGCTGCCAGGAAGAAGGTGACCGACAGTAAAACAATAAGTGATCTGAGGTAGTTTGCAGCTTTCATAGACTTTATGGTTTAGGGTGGTAACGCAATTTAAATTTGTTTAATATAATAAACACATATATGGATATTTATGTTCAACGTTTGTTTATATTTTGTTTTAAAATGGGTAATTTTGTACCTGTTAGCAATCATTGGATTAAGATAAATTCAATACTTAACAGGAAATTTATATGTTACGAAATATAATTTTGCTTTCTGCGGTTGTATTCCTTTTCTTATCCGTCAGCCGCGGGAAAGACATGAGTCAATCTGAGTATGCCCGGCATATTGCCGAATGGGATTCGGCCAGGTTGCACAATCTTAAGTCCCCCACCGGATGGGCAAACCTGGCGGGACTTTTCTGGCTTCGCGAGGGTACGAACACCATAGGGTCGGCATCGGGCAATACTATTGTTTTTCCGAGGGGGCCGGAAAAAATCGGGAGCATGACCCTGGATGACGGGAATGTTTCTTTTGCTCCTGCTGCAGGAGTCAGCATCAGCGCTGACGGAAGTGCTGTTGACGGCAATATTGTTATATTCGGAGAGGGAAGCGATGCCGGACTTCTGACAGTCGATTCCCTTGGTTTTTTTATTATAAGCCGGGGTGAAAGAGTTGGAATAAGGCTGCGGGACTATATCCATCCAAGGCTCGATTCCCTTCAGGTGATCGAAAGGTTTGCAGCGGACAAAGAATGGATCATACGTGCAAAATTTATTGAAGCGGAAAAGGATATGACGATCAATGTGCCCGACGTGCTGGGAGAGATATCAAGGGAGAGTGTGCCGGGAGTACTCGAGTTTGAAATGGATGGAGAAAATGTCAGGCTCTATCCGACCGGGAGCAGGGAGCGGCTGTTCGTAATCTTTGCCGATGAAACCAATGGTTTGGAGACATATGGCGGAGGGCGTTTTCTTTATGCAGACGGGCCTGATAAAGATGGCTACGTATATCTGGATTTCAACAAGGCGTACAATCCGCCCTGCGCATTCTCACCATACGCCACCTGTCCCCTTCCCCCGGGAGAGAACTACCTCACCTTCGGGATATATGCAGGCGAGAAGGCGGTACCATTCATCTTCTGATAATACACAAACACCTCATCGCCTGAATGACATTGTCTGGCATAAAGGGGCCGGTTCTTATCAAGGCACCGGCCCCCATAAAAGCTTTGACCCTTTAAACGGTGCTGCTCTTCATCACAGTGCCGCTCTCCATCGAGGTGCCGGCCCCCACAACGAGCCTTTCCCCGTCATGGCCTGACAGCCAGCTTGATGCTTATACCCCTGATAGCCTGCCAGCCCGTTTTGTCGGTAAGCCTGACCATCAGGTGATAGTCCCCGTCATCAACACCTTCAGGCACCATGATCTCCTGTTCAGCTTGATACCCGGTTTTCCCTTCAGGAATGTCAAACTGCTCTATGAACAGGAAGGGGTTTGCCGGTGTTTTAACGGGATCCATCGGACAATCGGACATTTCAGTACTATGCGAATGGTGATCAAAATTGTGGTGAATGTCTATTGAATAGGAGCCAAGCTCAAAATTGTCAGTAAAACGGGCACTGAATCTAAAAGCTTCGCCAATATAGACCGTATCACAGTTTTGGGGAAAATGGTTTGCACCGGTCATATCTATGACAGGTAACTCAGTGTCCTTTTCTTCCTTTTCGCACGACGCAATTATTACTGAAACCACAAGACAAATAACTGAGATCCATCTGCCATTAATCGGTTTGTTGTACCAATCCATAATCACTAATTTAGAGTTTTCTGCACGCTTATGCCGCTTCACAGTTACCCTGCAGCCGGTTCGAGTACCTCAAGGTCTTCTTCAATTTCAGCCGTGTAGCCTTCCATGTCGATCACCTTAAAATGGAAATGGTATTCGCCGGGTTCGGCGTCTGCCGGCACATCAATATGTTCATGGAATGAGGTATTTTTCAGGCCCCTGAACTTGTCCATGGTTATATCAACTTCCCATTCATGATGGTGGTCGCCATTGCCAATAATGATGGTTTTTTTGTGATACCCTTCAAAATGGATCTCTATTACGATAACATCTATCCCGTTTTCAGCCCGTATATCGGCATCAATATGAAGTTCACTGCCTGCATGGACCGTCTTGCTGTTATCATGGCCCAGTTCAAAATTCCGGATCTCGGGCATCTTTATTTCATCCTTCTCGCATGAAACTGCAGCCATTGTGATTGCAAGTATTATAAAGAATCTTGTCATATCTGATATTCTGTTTTGCATCTCTATTGAATTTAGTTTGTTAGTAAAATCATTTTTAAAATCATGCTAATTTGCGACGGATAACGGCACCTTAACCGACAAAATAAAGTTCCTGCCGGACTCGGGTGCATTTATCAGCCTGTAATAGCTTACGTGATTGAAGTACTTTCTGTTCAGGAGGTTCTGAACCCTTATGTTGATATCCAGCTCCGTGTTGTTAAACTTGAAAGTCCCTCCTGCCGAAAGGTGAAGAAGCTCATAAGCCGGAGTCTCCTTTTCAGGGGGTACTATTCTTGACTGTTTGAGTGTATACACCAATTCAACTCCTGCATACGGGTCATTTAATAGGCCTTTCCCTTTCGGGGAATATAACAGATTCAGCCTTACAGACGGAGCAGGGGAGAAGGGTATGGTAAATCCCTTTTTGTTTCCCGAGAGCTGCTCAGCATAAATGTAGTCGCCAGTCAGCTCTGCAACAAGGAAGCGCAGCGGCCTGTATCTCAGCCTCACTTCCCCTCCGGTCCTCAACACCTCATTCTGAACATATTCAAATATCTGGTTGCCCGCTCCGTAAAGAAAATCATGCCTGTATGTCGGGTCCAGGTAAATATAATCCGGCGAATAGCTGACAAACGGACTCACCTCTGCACGAAAATCACCTGCATCATAGCCGGCATTCAGATCCAGTTGCCAGGACACCTCGGCATCAAGTGAGCTGTCGCCCTTTTCATATCTGAAATAGTGGTAGTTGACACCGTTTGCCGCAAGCTCTTTCGGAGTTGGCATCCTGAACCCTTTGCCGGCGTTTGCCTTCAGAAAAAGGTTGCTGCCACTGTAGATAAAACCTGCCGACAGGCTGAGACTGCCGAATTCCCTGTCAAGAGCTTCCGCCCTCGTAAGAAACACCTCCTCATACTCACCAGTTCCAGGGTTCTCAACGGGAGTAGCGAACCAGTCCACGTCCTCCCGGGTCTGCACCCTCCCGTAATCGTACCTTATCCCCGTGTGCAGACTTGTATGCCTGCCTGTATTTATCCTGTTATAAAGGTACACGCCGGTATTGAATTGCGTGAAATCAGGAATAATAAAGGCGTACCCTCCCGTGCTGTTATCCTGGTACCCTGCATTGAGTCCCAGTGAAACACTGTGCCGGTTACCAGCCTCAAAGAAATTCCTGACATTAAGCGAAAAAATATCTTTTTCGAACTCCCTCTCCAGGTGGGGCGGCCCGTCTGGAGTACCGGGAAAAACAGCCGGCATATAACCGTGATTTACATAATGGTTATTCTCCTGCCTGAAGTTTTTCTGGTAACCAGCTTCGCTTTCCAGCCTGTATATGCCTTTTTCCCAGGTAGTATGTCCCATCAACTTGAGATGGCTTACATTCTGTGACGGAAACAGAATGTCCCTGTCCGACTCGTCATACAGGTCAGTATCCACCCTCCTGGGCTCCAGTCCGTGCGCATTGGCAAAAAAGCCGCTTCTGCTGGTTACGGCCGAGGCAGATAACCGCGCTAATAAACCCGGAACAAGATACCCGGCCGAAGCGTGCAGATTCATCTCTTTTCCCGCCGTATTCCTGAGCCTCCGGTCATTCAGCATTACGTGGTACGAATAAATTTCGACGCTGTCAGCCGGTATCCTGTAGTCGGCATAGTCCAGAGCTGTAAAGCGTGATGTAATGAAAAACCGCTTACTCCTTCCCGCCAGCCAGGCCGAACCGCCAATCAGGTTATTGTTGCTTCTGCCGGTCAGCTCTATACTCCCCGAAAGGGTGCCGGCAGCAGGTACCGGGTCCTGGTGAATACGCAGCACCCCGCCTATGGCATCTGATCCGTACAATACCGAAGCGGGACCTTTAACTACCTCTATCCTCTCAACCGCATACTGGTCAATTTCCAGTCCGTGATCCGCTCCCCATTGTTGCCCCTCATGTCTTATGCCGTTTTCAACCACCACTATACGATTGAAACCCAAACCTCTGATAAGTGGTTTCGAGTGTCCTGACCCGATCTCTATCGAACTGATACCTGGTATGGCCGACAGTGAGGTCATCAGGCTGCCTCCCCTGTTCATCTCAAGATAAACCCTGTCGGCCGTTTCGGTAGTAACCGGCTCATTTCTTCTTCTTAAATCTGAGAAATTGTTCACGATGGTTACTTCAGGCAG comes from Marinilabiliales bacterium and encodes:
- a CDS encoding DUF4625 domain-containing protein → MQNRISDMTRFFIILAITMAAVSCEKDEIKMPEIRNFELGHDNSKTVHAGSELHIDADIRAENGIDVIVIEIHFEGYHKKTIIIGNGDHHHEWEVDITMDKFRGLKNTSFHEHIDVPADAEPGEYHFHFKVIDMEGYTAEIEEDLEVLEPAAG
- a CDS encoding arylsulfatase, translated to MPAAHMVSCGPSGDKARLPVRPNLIYIVADDLGYGDLGCYGQEHIKTPNIDRMAEMGMLFTQHYSGSTVSAPARSSLMTGLHTGKTQIRGNREILPEGQFPLRAGTVTIPSLLKEAGYVTGAFGKWGLGYPGSEGDPLNQGFDLFFGYNCQRFAHRYYPEYIWDNDSKYYLEGNDWHNTVTFAPDVIHDRTLDFIRDNADTSFFLFVPSLIPHAELIVPEDDILEMYRGRFEETPWEGVPYGADRSHLAPGFFGYCSQDEPRAVLAAMITRLDRQVGEILDLVQELGIGENTFVIFTSDNGPHSEGGADPEYFDSSGGLRGQKRDLYEGGIRVPFIAWWPGVVEAGSVSGHISAYWDMMPTYAELAGIEVPDDTDGISMVPELTGKGVQEEHEYLYWEFHEHGGRQAVRMGNWKAVRLNMGNNPDAPIELYDLAADPGEENDIAPMHPEIVAMAGSIMQNARTHNPEFTFAFERE
- a CDS encoding DUF1684 domain-containing protein, yielding MLRNIILLSAVVFLFLSVSRGKDMSQSEYARHIAEWDSARLHNLKSPTGWANLAGLFWLREGTNTIGSASGNTIVFPRGPEKIGSMTLDDGNVSFAPAAGVSISADGSAVDGNIVIFGEGSDAGLLTVDSLGFFIISRGERVGIRLRDYIHPRLDSLQVIERFAADKEWIIRAKFIEAEKDMTINVPDVLGEISRESVPGVLEFEMDGENVRLYPTGSRERLFVIFADETNGLETYGGGRFLYADGPDKDGYVYLDFNKAYNPPCAFSPYATCPLPPGENYLTFGIYAGEKAVPFIF
- a CDS encoding TonB-dependent receptor, which translates into the protein MRRLLCLVLASGMLLAYTAAQEKVYIRGRVLDSDLQPLSGAVVSDGYGILIAVSGPDGRFGFSATAGDSLYLSVSHLGYRETVEKIEIPQADTEILIVMERQPGVLPEVTIVNNFSDLRRRNEPVTTETADRVYLEMNRGGSLMTSLSAIPGISSIEIGSGHSKPLIRGLGFNRIVVVENGIRHEGQQWGADHGLEIDQYAVERIEVVKGPASVLYGSDAIGGVLRIHQDPVPAAGTLSGSIELTGRSNNNLIGGSAWLAGRSKRFFITSRFTALDYADYRIPADSVEIYSYHVMLNDRRLRNTAGKEMNLHASAGYLVPGLLARLSASAVTSRSGFFANAHGLEPRRVDTDLYDESDRDILFPSQNVSHLKLMGHTTWEKGIYRLESEAGYQKNFRQENNHYVNHGYMPAVFPGTPDGPPHLEREFEKDIFSLNVRNFFEAGNRHSVSLGLNAGYQDNSTGGYAFIIPDFTQFNTGVYLYNRINTGRHTSLHTGIRYDYGRVQTREDVDWFATPVENPGTGEYEEVFLTRAEALDREFGSLSLSAGFIYSGSNLFLKANAGKGFRMPTPKELAANGVNYHYFRYEKGDSSLDAEVSWQLDLNAGYDAGDFRAEVSPFVSYSPDYIYLDPTYRHDFLYGAGNQIFEYVQNEVLRTGGEVRLRYRPLRFLVAELTGDYIYAEQLSGNKKGFTIPFSPAPSVRLNLLYSPKGKGLLNDPYAGVELVYTLKQSRIVPPEKETPAYELLHLSAGGTFKFNNTELDINIRVQNLLNRKYFNHVSYYRLINAPESGRNFILSVKVPLSVAN
- a CDS encoding DUF4625 domain-containing protein; the encoded protein is MDWYNKPINGRWISVICLVVSVIIASCEKEEKDTELPVIDMTGANHFPQNCDTVYIGEAFRFSARFTDNFELGSYSIDIHHNFDHHSHSTEMSDCPMDPVKTPANPFLFIEQFDIPEGKTGYQAEQEIMVPEGVDDGDYHLMVRLTDKTGWQAIRGISIKLAVRP